The following are from one region of the Stigmatella ashevillena genome:
- a CDS encoding amidohydrolase, protein MNESLSRKWLHRGHILSRSFVSFAALSLLASCTTKGGVGAGGDGTALFVGKILTMDDQGTIAEAVSVDGRGRILKVGTEKDVREGLGAGVEPVRLAPGQVLMPGFIDPHMHLLPTLMQSLPVMHNLAPCLPPPYAAANAEGCQNYVLPALKSMQPTAADKLGGAEFIVGMNLDPSRQALGSDGCSKDKIAPFMDRPMHYLEDCVSKDRPVLVVDQSGHLAYVNQKAFEVVCIEMTGKKECDVPHSVTENGGEWVKDRITQKYTGLLRESPAFEPFFQAMDKGLLLGLMHTNPVQFVKESEKDILQAIQALRAAGLTTVADGGLASKGQIDAVKFLAERPNFPLRITGLVRDNAASGDAKHPPILPSGPDCDPTQDPQCKLSKWLGVGGIKLWVDGSTQGCTAQLAPPYKYQDTGHCAQAAGEGRSDFTTDQIVTRLKALWNTGAWRFQLHANGNGANQTAIDAFTQLQMQKVNPHRLLFIHNTVGVETISEQLGSMRKGTRVVGGKMMPALDARVTHLIGHVAYWGNALEGMLGKDGAQNIDPVAFDRQYEVPFSFHSDSMVTPSRPLWFVEQAITRRTWTYPDFTKTPNPVPVLGARHAATVEEALRAITVEPARQHELDAWLGSIEPGKVADFVVLGANPLDYDPSKGGDPTKISQIPVVQTYLNGQPTVGSP, encoded by the coding sequence ATGAATGAATCCCTGAGCCGGAAGTGGCTGCACCGCGGTCACATCCTGTCACGTTCCTTTGTTTCTTTCGCCGCACTCTCGCTCCTGGCTTCCTGCACGACGAAGGGAGGAGTCGGCGCTGGCGGAGATGGCACGGCCCTCTTCGTCGGCAAGATTCTCACGATGGATGACCAAGGGACGATCGCCGAGGCCGTCTCCGTGGATGGTCGCGGCCGCATCTTGAAAGTGGGAACCGAGAAGGACGTGAGGGAGGGGTTGGGAGCTGGGGTGGAGCCCGTCCGCTTGGCACCCGGGCAGGTTCTGATGCCGGGGTTCATTGATCCGCACATGCACCTGCTGCCGACGCTGATGCAGAGCCTGCCGGTGATGCACAATCTAGCGCCCTGCCTGCCGCCCCCCTACGCGGCGGCGAACGCCGAGGGTTGCCAGAACTACGTGCTGCCCGCGCTCAAGTCGATGCAGCCGACCGCTGCCGACAAACTCGGGGGGGCGGAGTTCATCGTGGGCATGAACCTGGACCCGTCGCGGCAGGCATTGGGCTCGGATGGATGCAGCAAGGACAAGATCGCGCCCTTCATGGACCGGCCGATGCACTATCTGGAGGACTGTGTGAGCAAGGACCGCCCGGTTCTCGTCGTGGATCAGTCTGGCCACCTGGCCTACGTGAACCAGAAGGCGTTCGAGGTCGTCTGCATCGAGATGACGGGGAAAAAGGAGTGCGATGTCCCCCATTCAGTCACGGAAAATGGCGGGGAGTGGGTCAAAGACCGCATCACCCAAAAATACACAGGGTTGCTCCGTGAGTCTCCCGCCTTCGAGCCGTTCTTCCAGGCGATGGACAAGGGGCTCCTGCTGGGGCTGATGCACACGAACCCGGTCCAGTTCGTCAAAGAATCCGAAAAGGACATCCTGCAGGCTATCCAAGCGCTGCGTGCAGCCGGGCTCACGACCGTTGCGGATGGAGGACTGGCGAGCAAGGGGCAGATCGATGCTGTGAAGTTCCTGGCGGAGAGGCCAAACTTCCCGCTGCGAATCACGGGCCTCGTGCGGGACAACGCTGCGTCGGGCGACGCCAAGCATCCGCCGATCCTGCCCTCGGGGCCGGACTGTGATCCAACCCAGGATCCCCAATGCAAGCTGTCGAAGTGGCTGGGCGTTGGCGGTATCAAGCTCTGGGTAGACGGTTCGACGCAAGGCTGCACCGCACAGCTCGCGCCTCCCTACAAGTACCAGGATACCGGACACTGCGCGCAGGCGGCGGGGGAGGGGCGGTCCGATTTCACCACGGATCAAATCGTCACTCGCTTGAAGGCTCTCTGGAATACGGGGGCCTGGAGGTTCCAACTGCACGCCAATGGCAACGGCGCGAACCAGACGGCCATTGATGCGTTCACGCAGCTCCAGATGCAGAAAGTGAACCCGCACCGCCTGCTGTTCATCCACAACACGGTGGGAGTGGAGACGATCTCCGAGCAGCTCGGCAGCATGCGCAAGGGCACCCGCGTTGTGGGCGGGAAGATGATGCCGGCCCTGGACGCGCGGGTGACGCACCTCATCGGCCATGTGGCGTACTGGGGCAACGCTCTCGAGGGGATGTTGGGAAAAGACGGCGCGCAGAATATCGACCCGGTAGCGTTTGATCGCCAGTATGAAGTCCCGTTCTCGTTCCACAGCGACTCGATGGTGACCCCCTCGCGCCCGCTCTGGTTCGTGGAGCAGGCCATCACGCGTCGCACGTGGACGTATCCCGATTTCACGAAGACCCCCAATCCCGTCCCCGTGCTGGGGGCCCGTCATGCGGCGACAGTCGAAGAGGCGCTGCGCGCGATCACGGTGGAACCGGCCCGTCAGCACGAACTCGACGCGTGGCTGGGCAGCATCGAGCCGGGAAAGGTGGCGGACTTCGTCGTGCTGGGGGCCAATCCTCTCGACTACGACCCCTCCAAGGGAGGAGATCCAACGAAGATCAGCCAGATCCCGGTGGTTCAGACGTACCTGAATGGCCAGCCCACCGTGGGCAGCCCCTGA
- a CDS encoding RtcB family protein has translation MQPNLNRLLRALAREGLEVAYDGRLYTVRLQGDANAPPAEVLLPPDLPVEGKAFRQLAQLAALKHPGGGAVLRVRATPDFHPGDSGVAIGSVLHTQGMVVPGAVGTDINCGMRLHVADLSVETFLSRRDDFVERMKGHYFFGTRDVAMSSRAAEALLRDGIPGWLLETMEQPLGCAARADLSQLDRESTRIHLGGALEGTPAWAPVGYLKSGVVRDAGLATIGGGNHFVEVQRVESIGDRTRAWEWGVREGQLAFMIHSGSRDMGRHVGGAWKDRARAAWPTGKPFPDSGILPLSEPTLVAEYLRAEATAANYAFLNRLLLAELLRHTLRELFGDVEAPLIYDVPHNITLPWEGGWLARKGACPADADQPVIIPGSMGAPSYLMVGCGETRALASASHGAGRARSRFSMARGGADRRDAVLGLTGVDCITLREERRIEEAPAAYKPIGPVVASQVEAGIVREVARLSPLLTFKA, from the coding sequence ATGCAGCCGAACTTGAACCGGCTCCTGCGAGCGCTTGCTCGCGAGGGGCTCGAGGTGGCCTATGACGGCCGCCTCTACACCGTCCGCCTCCAGGGAGACGCGAATGCGCCCCCCGCCGAAGTTCTCCTCCCACCGGACCTGCCCGTGGAGGGCAAGGCTTTCCGTCAACTCGCCCAGTTGGCCGCATTGAAACATCCGGGCGGAGGCGCCGTCCTGCGGGTGCGCGCCACCCCCGACTTCCACCCCGGAGACTCGGGGGTGGCCATCGGCTCGGTGTTGCACACCCAGGGCATGGTGGTTCCTGGCGCAGTGGGGACCGACATCAACTGTGGCATGCGCCTGCACGTCGCCGACCTGAGCGTGGAGACCTTCCTCTCGCGCCGGGATGACTTCGTCGAGCGGATGAAGGGCCACTACTTCTTTGGTACCCGGGACGTGGCCATGTCCTCGCGTGCCGCCGAGGCGCTCCTGAGGGATGGCATCCCGGGGTGGCTGCTGGAGACGATGGAGCAGCCCCTGGGCTGCGCCGCGCGGGCGGATCTTTCTCAGCTCGATCGCGAGTCCACCCGAATTCACCTGGGGGGAGCCCTGGAGGGAACGCCTGCCTGGGCGCCGGTGGGGTATCTCAAGTCTGGCGTCGTGCGGGACGCGGGGCTGGCGACCATCGGGGGAGGCAATCACTTCGTCGAGGTGCAGCGCGTGGAGTCCATCGGGGACCGGACGCGGGCGTGGGAGTGGGGCGTCCGGGAGGGCCAGCTTGCCTTCATGATCCACTCTGGCTCGCGTGACATGGGCAGGCACGTGGGAGGGGCGTGGAAGGACCGGGCGCGGGCGGCGTGGCCCACGGGAAAGCCCTTCCCGGACAGCGGCATCCTGCCGTTGTCGGAGCCGACCTTGGTGGCGGAGTACCTCCGGGCCGAGGCCACTGCCGCCAACTATGCCTTTCTCAACCGGTTGCTGTTGGCGGAGTTGCTGCGGCACACCTTGCGCGAGCTGTTTGGCGACGTCGAAGCCCCGCTGATCTACGACGTGCCCCACAACATCACCCTGCCGTGGGAGGGGGGCTGGTTGGCGCGCAAGGGGGCGTGCCCCGCAGACGCGGACCAGCCCGTCATCATCCCCGGCTCCATGGGCGCGCCCTCCTACCTGATGGTGGGGTGTGGAGAGACAAGGGCCTTGGCCTCGGCTTCCCATGGGGCGGGGCGGGCGCGCTCGCGTTTCTCCATGGCGCGGGGCGGGGCGGACCGGCGAGACGCGGTCCTGGGACTCACCGGCGTGGACTGCATCACCCTGCGCGAGGAGCGCCGCATCGAGGAGGCCCCGGCCGCATACAAGCCCATCGGCCCGGTGGTGGCCTCACAGGTAGAAGCGGGGATTGTCCGTGAGGTGGCGCGGTTGTCCCCCCTGCTGACTTTCAAGGCATGA
- a CDS encoding metallophosphoesterase, with translation MPHRESLFVISDLHLGGDTGFQICTARGRRRLSAFIRSLPAQLAPGQSAHLVLAGDIVDFLAEQPFAAFTADDALATRKLARIMDHGDTADVWTALREFVSAGHTLTLLLGNHDLELSLPGPRHLLHQRIGHRGVEFLYDNQAFVRGPVLIEHGNRYDDWNAVPHDVLRAVRSALSRRESPPAMRTLAGSELVVGVMNGLKKQYAFIDLLKPENEAALPLLAVLDPGVLTQLKHITRLARQASRARVRRDDSGLPEDRELISGDAERPESQLLRTAQALTGYAEEEIGAIENLKSWWEVYQAGRTEDRREQLRRLRKALQLYVQAQQETFALNIESPRYLKPAEAIAQRGFQVVVFGHTHLVKRVRLPGDALYLNTGTWAELMRIPDEVLSHTAAGDTVLADFVEAMADNRLDPWRKLVPTFARIDLEGENLLSADVFVFEEDGRARTLDSAP, from the coding sequence ATGCCCCACCGAGAGAGCCTCTTCGTCATCTCCGACCTTCACCTGGGGGGAGACACCGGCTTCCAGATCTGCACCGCCCGGGGCCGCAGGAGGCTCTCGGCCTTCATCCGAAGCCTCCCCGCCCAGCTCGCGCCCGGCCAGTCGGCGCACCTGGTGCTGGCCGGAGACATCGTCGACTTCCTGGCCGAGCAGCCCTTCGCGGCGTTCACCGCCGATGATGCCCTGGCCACCCGCAAGCTCGCCCGCATCATGGACCACGGCGACACCGCAGACGTGTGGACAGCCCTGCGAGAGTTCGTCTCCGCGGGCCACACCCTCACCCTGCTCCTCGGCAACCATGATCTCGAGCTGTCCCTGCCCGGCCCCCGGCACCTGCTCCATCAACGCATCGGTCATCGAGGGGTCGAGTTCCTCTACGACAACCAGGCCTTCGTCCGGGGGCCGGTGCTGATCGAACACGGCAACCGGTACGACGACTGGAACGCTGTGCCCCATGATGTGCTCCGCGCCGTGCGCTCCGCGCTCTCCCGGAGAGAGAGTCCCCCTGCCATGCGCACCCTCGCCGGCAGCGAGCTGGTGGTGGGGGTGATGAATGGCCTCAAGAAGCAGTACGCCTTCATCGACTTGCTCAAGCCCGAGAACGAAGCCGCCCTCCCCCTGCTCGCGGTGCTGGATCCCGGGGTGCTCACCCAGCTCAAGCACATCACCCGGCTGGCGCGCCAGGCCTCGCGGGCCCGGGTCCGCCGGGACGACAGTGGCCTCCCGGAGGATCGCGAGCTGATCTCCGGAGACGCCGAGCGGCCCGAGAGCCAGCTGCTCCGGACCGCCCAGGCGCTGACCGGATACGCCGAGGAGGAGATCGGTGCGATCGAGAACCTGAAGAGCTGGTGGGAAGTCTACCAAGCAGGAAGGACCGAGGATCGCCGCGAGCAGCTCCGGCGCCTGCGCAAGGCGCTCCAGCTCTATGTCCAAGCGCAACAGGAGACCTTCGCCCTGAACATCGAGAGCCCCCGCTACCTGAAGCCCGCGGAGGCAATCGCCCAACGCGGGTTCCAAGTGGTGGTCTTCGGGCATACCCACCTCGTCAAGCGGGTGCGCCTGCCGGGCGATGCGCTGTACCTCAACACAGGGACGTGGGCGGAGCTGATGCGCATCCCCGACGAGGTGCTCTCCCACACAGCCGCGGGAGACACCGTGCTCGCGGACTTCGTCGAGGCCATGGCGGACAACCGGCTCGACCCCTGGCGCAAGCTGGTGCCCACTTTCGCCCGCATCGACCTGGAGGGTGAGAACCTCCTCTCCGCCGACGTGTTTGTCTTTGAAGAAGATGGCAGGGCCCGGACCTTGGACTCCGCCCCATGA
- a CDS encoding AAA-like domain-containing protein: MNTLFQAGGAVREGLLYVERPADQELPEALRRGEFCYVLAPRQIGKTSLALKTREKLRRAGIRYAAVDLNEIGGNVTAETWFYSLVTCVAEELGLEEHVESFWEAHAKESLPARWTHFCRNTVLQEVAGPVVIFIDEIDTILSVPTVADDFFASLRAMHEKREEDPDFKRLSFCLLGVAAPRELMKDETRTPFNIGLSIPLEDFIPAEAERLLPGLEGLGHAPRALLDAILTWTDGHPYMTLRIAHALVREGEVPLQALSPPARVGGWVRKLFLENGRQEEPNLRYAEDRFSRGQQNEQIPRMLSLYRRLLAGASIAAVGSDPIQQEFRLTGMVTERRDASGRWLRVRNKIFATVFDEAWVRAREADRLLTKPLEQWLEQDRTQDLLLRGEVLEQARQWARHREDLTQEEREFLDASQDIAAQDRTRRAILVVLASALVVLMGMVVVLLLKNQEAQQASTSLMHETAQLAAALGKQRGSGAESIEALLSTLVIAEQLQVPPPPETFLGIMMGVSDLKYSSVLKKHDNRVRSAAFSPDGSRIVTASDDKTAILWDGRSGQLLATLQGHQDPVRSAAFSPDGSRIVTASDDKTAILWNSHSGERLATLQGHQNSVQSASFSPDGSLLVTASEDSTAILWDGHSGQLLATFDHGDAVWGAAFSRDGSRIVTASKDGIARLWNSHSDRSLASLKGHTGSVRSAAFSPDGSRVVTASEDGTARLWDGHSGQPLATLQGHTGPVRSAAFSPDGSRIVTASEDRTARLWDSRSGRSLATLQGHRKSVQSAAFSPDGLRIVTASDDQTAIIWDGNSGELQITLEGHRKSVQGAAFSPDGLRVVTASDDQTARLWDGRPGEFLATLQEHTEPLRSVAFSPDGSRIATASDDKTVRLWNSHTGQFLTTLQGHTGAVSSAAFSPDDLRVVTASDDQTARLWDSHSGQLLATLQGHQDTVRNAAFSPDGSRIITASSDGTARLWDGHSGQPLATLQGHQDTVDTVQSAAFSPDGSRVVTANDGKNNKIARLWDGRSGQLLVTLQGHQDTVRNAAFSPDGSRIITASDDQTAQLWDSHSGQPLATLQGHQGPVSSAAFSPNGLRVVTASEDGTARLWDSHSGERLATLQGHQGPVSSALFSPDGSLIVTASDDKTVILWDGRSGQHLRTIQGHRDTVKRAVFSPDGSRVVTASTDGTARLWLASLEGWLIEACNLPQFNPAADELRAFCNRYKGRTP, translated from the coding sequence GTGAACACCCTCTTCCAGGCGGGCGGGGCCGTCCGGGAGGGGCTGCTCTACGTCGAGCGGCCCGCGGACCAGGAACTCCCCGAGGCGCTGCGACGGGGCGAGTTCTGTTACGTGCTCGCGCCCCGGCAGATCGGCAAGACGAGCCTGGCCTTGAAGACGCGCGAGAAGCTGCGCCGGGCGGGAATCCGCTATGCCGCCGTGGACCTCAACGAAATCGGCGGCAACGTCACGGCCGAGACGTGGTTCTACAGCTTGGTGACGTGCGTGGCGGAGGAACTCGGTCTCGAAGAGCACGTCGAGTCCTTCTGGGAAGCCCATGCGAAGGAGTCGCTGCCCGCCCGCTGGACACACTTCTGCCGGAACACGGTGCTCCAGGAAGTGGCGGGGCCCGTGGTCATCTTCATCGACGAGATCGACACGATCCTGTCCGTGCCCACCGTGGCCGACGATTTCTTCGCCTCGCTCCGGGCCATGCACGAGAAGCGAGAGGAGGATCCGGACTTCAAGCGGCTCAGCTTCTGCCTGCTGGGCGTCGCAGCGCCCCGGGAGCTGATGAAGGACGAGACGCGAACGCCCTTCAACATCGGCCTCTCCATCCCCCTGGAGGACTTCATCCCGGCCGAGGCAGAGCGGCTGCTCCCGGGACTGGAAGGATTGGGGCACGCCCCCCGGGCGTTGCTCGATGCCATCCTGACGTGGACCGATGGCCATCCTTATATGACCCTCCGGATCGCCCATGCCCTGGTCCGCGAGGGCGAGGTCCCCCTTCAGGCCCTCTCGCCTCCAGCACGAGTGGGGGGATGGGTGCGGAAGCTCTTCCTGGAGAACGGCCGACAGGAGGAACCCAACCTGCGCTACGCCGAGGATCGCTTCTCGCGCGGTCAACAAAACGAGCAGATTCCGAGGATGCTGAGCCTCTACCGGCGGCTGCTGGCGGGCGCGTCCATCGCGGCGGTGGGCAGCGATCCCATTCAGCAGGAGTTCCGGCTCACGGGCATGGTGACGGAGCGGCGGGACGCCTCGGGCCGGTGGCTGCGGGTCCGCAACAAGATCTTCGCCACCGTGTTCGACGAAGCGTGGGTGCGAGCCCGGGAGGCAGACCGGCTCCTCACCAAGCCCCTCGAGCAGTGGCTGGAGCAGGACCGGACCCAGGACCTGCTGCTGCGCGGAGAGGTGCTGGAACAGGCGCGGCAATGGGCCCGCCACCGGGAGGATCTGACGCAAGAGGAGCGGGAGTTCCTCGACGCCTCTCAGGACATCGCCGCTCAAGACCGCACGCGCCGGGCGATTCTCGTGGTCCTGGCCTCCGCCCTGGTGGTGCTCATGGGGATGGTGGTGGTGCTGCTCCTGAAGAACCAAGAGGCCCAGCAGGCCTCCACATCGCTGATGCACGAAACCGCGCAGCTCGCCGCGGCCCTCGGCAAGCAGAGAGGCTCCGGGGCAGAATCGATCGAAGCGCTCCTCTCGACGCTCGTCATTGCCGAGCAACTCCAGGTCCCCCCGCCCCCGGAGACATTCCTCGGCATCATGATGGGCGTCTCGGACCTCAAGTATTCGAGTGTCCTGAAGAAGCACGACAACCGCGTCCGGAGTGCGGCCTTCTCGCCGGACGGCTCACGCATCGTCACCGCCAGTGACGACAAGACCGCCATCCTCTGGGACGGCCGCTCCGGCCAGCTCCTGGCCACCCTTCAAGGACATCAGGACCCTGTCCGGAGCGCGGCCTTCTCGCCGGACGGCTCACGCATCGTCACCGCCAGTGACGACAAGACCGCCATCCTCTGGAACAGCCACTCCGGCGAACGCCTGGCTACCCTCCAGGGGCATCAGAACAGTGTCCAGAGCGCGAGCTTCTCCCCGGACGGCTCGCTCCTCGTCACCGCCAGCGAAGACTCGACGGCCATCCTCTGGGACGGGCATTCCGGCCAACTCCTGGCAACCTTCGATCATGGGGACGCTGTCTGGGGCGCGGCCTTCTCCCGGGACGGCTCACGCATCGTCACCGCGAGCAAGGACGGCATCGCCCGCCTCTGGAACAGCCACTCCGACCGTTCCCTGGCCTCCCTCAAGGGGCATACAGGCTCTGTCCGAAGCGCTGCCTTCTCCCCAGACGGCTCGCGCGTCGTCACCGCCAGCGAGGACGGCACCGCCCGTCTCTGGGACGGCCACTCCGGTCAGCCCCTGGCCACCCTTCAGGGACATACGGGCCCTGTCCGGAGCGCGGCTTTCTCCCCGGATGGCTCACGCATCGTCACCGCCAGCGAGGACCGCACCGCCCGCCTCTGGGACAGCCGCTCCGGCCGCTCCCTGGCCACCCTCCAGGGGCATCGCAAAAGCGTCCAGAGCGCGGCCTTCTCTCCGGATGGCTTGCGCATCGTGACCGCCAGTGACGACCAGACCGCCATCATCTGGGATGGAAACTCCGGAGAGCTCCAGATCACACTGGAGGGGCATCGGAAAAGCGTCCAGGGCGCGGCCTTCTCTCCGGATGGCTTGCGCGTCGTGACCGCCAGTGACGACCAGACCGCTCGCCTCTGGGATGGGCGCCCAGGTGAATTCCTGGCCACCCTCCAGGAGCATACAGAGCCGCTCCGAAGCGTGGCCTTCTCCCCAGATGGCTCGCGCATCGCCACCGCCAGTGACGACAAGACCGTCCGCCTCTGGAACAGCCACACCGGTCAGTTCCTGACCACCCTCCAGGGGCACACAGGCGCTGTCTCGAGCGCGGCCTTCTCTCCGGATGACTTGCGCGTCGTGACTGCCAGTGACGACCAGACCGCCCGCCTCTGGGACAGCCACTCCGGTCAGCTCCTGGCCACCCTTCAAGGGCATCAGGACACGGTGCGAAACGCGGCCTTCTCCCCGGACGGCTCGCGCATCATCACCGCCAGCAGCGACGGCACCGCCCGCCTCTGGGACGGCCACTCCGGTCAACCCCTGGCCACCCTTCAAGGGCATCAGGACACGGTGGACACGGTGCAAAGCGCGGCCTTCTCCCCGGATGGCTCGCGCGTCGTCACCGCCAATGACGGCAAAAACAACAAGATCGCCCGCCTCTGGGACGGCCGCTCCGGTCAGCTCCTGGTCACCCTTCAGGGGCATCAGGACACGGTGCGAAACGCGGCCTTCTCCCCGGACGGCTCGCGCATCATCACCGCCAGCGACGACCAGACCGCCCAGCTTTGGGACAGCCACTCCGGTCAACCCCTGGCCACCCTTCAAGGGCATCAGGGCCCTGTCTCGAGCGCGGCCTTCTCCCCGAATGGCTTGCGCGTCGTGACCGCCAGCGAGGACGGCACCGCCCGTCTCTGGGACAGCCACTCCGGCGAACGCCTGGCCACCCTTCAAGGGCATCAGGGCCCTGTCTCGAGCGCGCTCTTCTCACCAGACGGTTCGCTCATCGTGACCGCCAGTGACGACAAGACCGTCATCCTCTGGGATGGCCGCTCGGGTCAGCACCTGAGAACCATTCAGGGACATCGGGACACGGTGAAGCGCGCGGTCTTCTCTCCGGACGGGTCGCGCGTCGTCACCGCCAGCACCGATGGCACCGCCCGGCTGTGGCTCGCGTCCCTCGAAGGCTGGCTCATCGAGGCCTGCAACCTGCCCCAGTTCAATCCAGCCGCGGATGAGCTGCGTGCCTTCTGCAACCGCTACAAAGGCCGTACGCCCTGA
- a CDS encoding AAA-like domain-containing protein: MANQQGAVPSVPGDDLASLRSACVKVTCEDGTVGTGYLIAPDKAVTCEHVVRRVKKDGHVSLSFFDGSIHAASVERVDASTDVALLKLGPNVPSVAPLRLVGDVERHQPFELVGFPQQMGGHHLLLSGRVHDPVGRDNRGASAIVLYSDMVAAGAGARMHGYSGSPVIVNGAVVGHLRRVLIDSDADRASAEMGLVFATPGREVLRFLLADAPPASAPGPAQPPGAAYQSRWYVSRPDCERRALAYLEGPGSPAVLYGPRLSGKSWLLKHLENAWQKKWPQGAVARINLLEFAELASLEDLTRQIAYTLVDELGGHESWFGTYENGKGRASPMIRLGAMVKRHALGGDQPTLLAIDATDAILGRPYASDFFGGLRAWMQKASTPPWDQLRLLMAISTTPSRMIDNPQQSPFNIAEPVALPPFSAEDIAQLSQRHGLQASPRELEGLHALTGGHPYLVRRVLFDATLAVGGTRALALEPESEVFAAHLDSLRHFVERESLAELLWAVLREPTTAVPPDQEDLLKKAWLVRRTAANRLEPTCTLHREYFTRVLSRVAPR; encoded by the coding sequence ATGGCGAACCAGCAGGGTGCTGTCCCCTCAGTGCCGGGAGATGACCTCGCGTCCCTCCGCTCGGCCTGCGTGAAGGTCACCTGTGAAGATGGCACCGTGGGGACGGGCTACCTCATCGCGCCGGACAAAGCCGTCACCTGTGAGCACGTCGTCCGGAGGGTGAAGAAAGACGGCCACGTCTCCCTCTCCTTCTTCGATGGCTCGATCCACGCGGCATCCGTTGAACGCGTGGATGCCAGCACGGATGTGGCCCTGCTGAAACTCGGCCCGAACGTGCCTTCCGTGGCCCCCTTGCGGCTGGTGGGGGACGTCGAACGCCACCAGCCCTTCGAGTTGGTGGGATTTCCCCAGCAGATGGGGGGCCATCACTTGCTGCTGAGCGGCCGCGTTCATGATCCCGTGGGACGGGACAACCGCGGCGCCTCCGCCATCGTCCTGTACTCCGACATGGTGGCAGCCGGGGCCGGCGCCCGGATGCATGGGTATTCGGGCAGCCCCGTCATCGTGAACGGCGCGGTGGTCGGCCACCTGAGGCGGGTGCTCATCGACAGTGATGCCGATCGCGCCTCGGCGGAGATGGGGCTGGTGTTCGCCACGCCCGGACGCGAGGTGCTGCGCTTCCTGCTCGCGGATGCGCCACCCGCTTCCGCCCCCGGCCCCGCCCAACCTCCCGGCGCGGCCTACCAATCGCGGTGGTACGTTTCCCGGCCTGACTGCGAGCGGCGCGCCCTGGCCTACCTGGAGGGCCCCGGCTCCCCCGCGGTCCTCTACGGCCCCCGGCTCTCCGGCAAGAGCTGGCTGCTCAAGCACCTGGAGAACGCTTGGCAGAAGAAGTGGCCCCAGGGCGCCGTGGCCCGCATCAACCTGCTGGAGTTCGCCGAGCTGGCGTCCCTGGAGGATCTGACCCGCCAAATCGCTTACACGCTCGTGGACGAACTGGGGGGCCATGAGTCCTGGTTCGGCACCTACGAAAACGGCAAGGGCCGGGCCAGCCCGATGATCCGACTCGGGGCGATGGTGAAACGCCACGCCCTCGGCGGTGACCAACCCACACTGCTGGCCATCGACGCCACCGACGCCATCCTGGGACGCCCCTACGCCAGCGACTTCTTCGGAGGCCTGCGAGCGTGGATGCAAAAGGCGTCCACGCCCCCCTGGGACCAACTGCGCTTGCTGATGGCCATCTCGACCACCCCCTCACGGATGATCGACAACCCCCAGCAGTCCCCCTTCAACATCGCCGAGCCCGTCGCGCTGCCTCCCTTCTCCGCCGAGGACATCGCCCAGCTGTCGCAGAGGCATGGGCTCCAGGCGAGCCCCCGGGAGTTGGAGGGACTTCACGCGCTGACCGGAGGACACCCCTACCTTGTCCGACGGGTGCTGTTCGATGCGACGTTGGCGGTGGGCGGCACCCGGGCACTGGCGCTGGAGCCAGAATCGGAGGTCTTTGCGGCCCACCTCGACTCCCTGCGGCACTTCGTGGAGCGGGAATCCCTCGCAGAGCTGCTCTGGGCGGTGCTGCGGGAGCCGACCACGGCGGTGCCCCCCGACCAGGAAGATCTCCTGAAGAAGGCTTGGCTGGTCCGCCGGACTGCGGCGAACAGGCTGGAGCCCACCTGCACCCTGCACCGGGAGTACTTCACACGGGTGCTCTCCCGGGTGGCCCCCCGGTGA